A genomic region of bacterium contains the following coding sequences:
- a CDS encoding TerC family protein yields MEWINDPQAWIALVTLTALEIVLGIDNIIFISILSSKLPQEQQKNARMTGLSLAMITRVGLLFSLTLIMRLTAPVFVVFSQEISGRDIILIVGGLFLLAKSTHEIHEKLEGAEGEGTHRAAPSFVSTIIQILLLDIVFSLDSVITAVGMANNIQIMIAAVVIAVIFMMFFAGAISDFVHRHPTVKMLALSFLLLIGVTLIAEGFDQHISKGYIYFAMAFSVFVEMLNLKLRKKPAEPIQLREAYKN; encoded by the coding sequence GTGGAATGGATCAATGATCCCCAAGCGTGGATTGCATTGGTTACTTTAACAGCGCTCGAAATAGTTTTGGGCATCGATAATATTATTTTCATTTCGATTTTGTCGAGTAAGCTGCCGCAAGAACAGCAGAAAAATGCCCGCATGACAGGATTGTCGCTGGCCATGATCACCCGCGTCGGTTTGCTATTCTCATTAACGCTTATTATGCGGCTCACGGCGCCGGTATTCGTTGTTTTCAGTCAGGAGATTTCAGGTCGTGATATTATTTTGATTGTCGGCGGATTGTTTTTGTTGGCCAAATCCACCCATGAAATCCACGAAAAACTCGAAGGAGCAGAAGGCGAAGGCACTCACAGAGCCGCGCCGTCGTTCGTGTCGACGATTATTCAAATTCTATTGCTCGACATCGTTTTTTCTTTGGATTCGGTGATTACAGCCGTTGGTATGGCCAATAATATTCAAATCATGATCGCCGCTGTAGTCATTGCCGTTATTTTTATGATGTTTTTTGCGGGTGCAATCAGTGATTTTGTGCATCGCCATCCGACGGTCAAAATGCTGGCGTTGAGTTTTCTTTTATTGATCGGCGTGACACTCATTGCCGAAGGTTTTGATCAGCATATTTCGAAAGGATACATTTATTTTGCCATGGCATTCTCGGTATTTGTTGAAATGTTGAATTTGAAATTACGAAAGAAACCCGCTGAGCCGATTCAGTTGAGAGAAGCATACAAGAATTAA